A section of the Hevea brasiliensis isolate MT/VB/25A 57/8 chromosome 17, ASM3005281v1, whole genome shotgun sequence genome encodes:
- the LOC110665938 gene encoding uncharacterized protein LOC110665938: MEQPPIPNASPQAPPKDSKKKPPTPQELISHYQSQGLDFQEASVKVVEDLQNVLFRVISSKNKNRKDKLMADASRKVDLVNNRVAVLDMKLDSKPGYVETFAIGVASGAAFRGIESVWPHVLGGIAQIWNAVTCATKPPPP; the protein is encoded by the coding sequence ATGGAGCAACCGCCAATCCCAAATGCTAGCCCTCAAGCCCCACCCAAGGATTCCAAGAAGAAGCCACCAACCCCTCAAGAACTCATTTCCCACTACCAATCTCAAGGCCTAGACTTTCAAGAAGCGTCTGTCAAGGTCGTTGAAGATCTCCAGAATGTGCTCTTTAGGGTTATCTCCTCTAAAAATAAGAACAGGAAGGACAAGCTCATGGCTGATGCATCAAGAAAGGTTGATTTGGTCAACAACAGAGTTGCTGTTCTTGATATGAAGTTGGATTCGAAGCCTGGGTATGTTGAGACGTTCGCTATTGGGGTTGCTTCTGGGGCTGCTTTTAGAGGGATTGAAAGTGTCTGGCCTCATGTTCTTGGGGGTATTGCCCAGATTTGGAATGCTGTTACTTGTGCAACTAAACCTCCTCCTCCTTGA
- the LOC110671344 gene encoding uncharacterized protein LOC110671344 — protein METELEVDPIQVDLLHGKAYSDWGHASDAVSVYDQLISSHPNQFWVYLAKAIILKENGNVGHTETIQFLLALLQTYRHKYKHAGHILKASCI, from the exons ATGGAAACTGAATTGGAGGTGGACCCTATTCAA GTTGACTTGCTTCATGGAAAGGCCTATTCAGATTGGGGACATGCGAGTGATGCTGTATCTGTTTATGATCAGCTCATCTCTAGTCACCCTAATCAGTTTTGGGTTTACCTAGCAAAG GCAATTATATTGAAAGAAAATGGCAATGTTGGGCATACAGAGACAATTCAGTTTCTACTTGCACTCCTTCAAACATACAGACACAAATACAAGCATGCGGGCCACATACTCAAAGCCTCGTGCATATAG